AACTGCCGATTCatcaaaataaaaggaagggaaaactaAAGACACCTGACGATGCAACAcacacagattctctctctctctctctctctctctctctctctctctctctctctctctctctctctctctctctctctctctctctctctctctctctctctctctctctctctctctctatatatatatataatcctggCAGAGGGATGCAATCTGAGGTTGAAATCAAAGTGGCTGGGTAACAAGTGAGTGGTGTTGTGTGGAGGTGAGGATTAATTTTCAGCCGAAATGACGTTTCGTGCTCGGAGGAACAAAGAGGCCACATGAAACACTGCTGTGATCGCTGCACCGCCTTGATTGCCCCGCCTCGCCCGACTTTGCCTCAGCCATCGCTTgctttaatgaagaaaagcaaAACTAAATTCAAGAAAGAAATACTTCGTCGGTGCAAACTTGAACTATCAAGCCGCCCACAGCTCACCCATGCCCCCGTCGCCCACCCACGCCCCCCCGATGCTCACCCACGCTCCCCATCGCACACCCACGCCTCCCACAGCCCAACCACGCCCATCACAGCTCACCCATGCCACCCACCGCCCACCCACGCCCCTCACAGCTCACCCATGCCCCCACCGCCCACCCATGCGACCCACAGCTCACTCACACCATCCATAGCTCACCCACACACAATCCTGTCCCACGCCCTCCTGTACCACTCGTCTTCTATATCAGTTAAACCATCTACTCACCAACGGTTCTCACGTCAGCCACACCATGCAACACTACCCACACCACATTCACCACACCATCTGCGCCTCTGCCCCACATCTGCCATGCATCCACGCACGCCTCGCCATGCCTTGCGCCTGACTGAAGCGTGCAGCCCCAAGCCGTAAGCACACCAGCACTAAGACGATTAGCACACTATGAGACCAAGGGGAGCACGAGAAATACGGCAGGAAGGGAAGTGTCTGGTAATGAAAGcactgaaggaagggaggaggaaagacagtggggaagatgatgaaaatattGGTGCTGAGGATTATAATTATTGTGTTGTTTTAGAAGAGTTTGAAGTTGATACGAATAAGTGAATGGGTAGTTTCGTGTTTGTACTTCTTGAATACATAAAAGTAGGTAAAGGGTAATCAAGATCTAAAATAAAACTCTATTAAAACATGGAATCATTAACTTTTACTccattatattcttttatttattatttatttatttattcaactcTGTATCTTTTAACACAAgtagataaaatatataatacgTTATTTGTTTTTATACCTACGGCGATTAAAGGTGCAAGTTAAACGTTTATTCATACTTAATTAGACAAATG
This genomic interval from Scylla paramamosain isolate STU-SP2022 chromosome 7, ASM3559412v1, whole genome shotgun sequence contains the following:
- the LOC135101806 gene encoding uncharacterized protein LOC135101806 gives rise to the protein MKHCCDRCTALIAPPRPTLPQPSLALMKKSKTKFKKEILRRCKLELSSRPQLTHAPVAHPRPPDAHPRSPSHTHASHSPTTPITAHPCHPPPTHAPHSSPMPPPPTHATHSSLTPSIAHPHTILSHALLYHSSSISVKPSTHQRFSRQPHHATLPTPHSPHHLRLCPTSAMHPRTPRHALRLTEACSPKP